The following is a genomic window from Salinibacterium sp. UTAS2018.
TGTAGCCAGCACGGCGCAGGGCACTCGCGGCCACGCTGTTGCGCACTCCGCTTTGGCAGTACGTCACGATGGTTCCTTCGCGGGGGAGCTGGTCGAGTGCCCACATGACGCGGCCACCGCTCAATTGCTCGGCACCGGGGATGTGTCCCTCGGCGAACTCGGTTTTGTTGCGCACGTCGAGCAGAAGCACACGATCAACGTCTTCGAGCGTGGCAGGATCGACAAGTTCGGGCACAACGAGGGTGAGTCCATCGAAGGTCGTCACGAAGCCCGAAACAGTGTCGATGCCCACGCGCACGAGGTGGTCACGCAACTCTTCGGCGTGTTCAAGATCGTCAGCCAGCAGGATGACGGGGCGTGTTTCTGTATCGGGGTTGTAGACCCAAGCGCCGTAGCTTGCTGCTTTCTCTGGTCCGGGAACGTTGAGCGAGCGCGGCACGGTGCCACGGTGAACTTCGGCATTGTTGCGAGTGTCGATGAGGATCGCGCTGTCGGCGTCGAGCGCTGTCGCGACTTCCTCGGTCGTGTACTCGCGCAGCGGGGTAACGGTGCCCATGACGTTCGGGCCCTGTCGGTTCTGCACCTTCATGCGGCCAAAGTAGGCGTGAGCATCCGGCTGACCGTTGAGCAGTTCATCGATAAAGCCTTGCTCGTCGTTGTTTTCCACATAGTGGCTCCACCACGCAAACGCGCGTTCGTACCCGACGGTGGTGGTCGGAATGGCGCCGAGAGCTTTGCCGCAGGCGCTACCGGCACCGTGGGCAGGCAAAACTTGCACATAGTCGGGAAGGGTAAGGAAGCGGTCGCGTAGGCTGGCGAAAATGTCTTTCGCTCCGCCGAAACGCGTGTCAACGCCGCCGGCAGCTTCATCGAGAAGGTCGGGGCGGCCGAGGTCTCCGACGAAGACAAAGTCTCCGCTGAGCATGAAACCGGGAGCGTCAGCCTGCGCGCCATCGGTGACCAAGAAGGAGAAGTGCTCGGGAGTGTGCCCGGGAGTGTGGACGGCCTTCAGCGTGATGTTGCCGACGGTAATGATGTGGCCGTCTTTCATACGTACAGCACCGTCGAAGGTGCTTCCGTAGGTCCAGTCGGGGCCGCCTTCGTCAGACACCAGAATCTCCGCGCCGGTGCGAGCGGCAAGCTCGCGGGTGCCGGAAAGGTAGTCGGCGTGAATGTGGGTTTCGGTGACGGCCGTGATGGTCATCCCGTTCTTGGCGGCGATCTCAAGATAAACGTCGAGGTCGCGGCGGGGGTCAACAACGATCGCTTCGCCTTTGGCTTGGCAACCGATGAAGTAGCTAGCCTGAGCGAGGTCGGTGTCATAGATGCGTTCGAGAAGCATGTTTACTCCAGTGAGTGTTCGCTATGTCCGGGGGAGGGAAGACGCCGACGACGGTGGGTTGTCAGCGGTGGCTGCGTGTGAGCAGTGGATGCGGTTTAGCAGCTGCAACGGTCGCGCACAGCGACGTCGGCGAGGGCATCCTCGATGTGTTCTCCGCAACCTGCCCAGGTGGGCTTACGGCATTTCTGGCACGTGACTTGGGCGCACATAGGGTCTCCTAACGACCGAAGAGGCGGGCGAAGAAGCCGCCTTGGCTGGACTTTGCGGCGTCGATCTCGGACTGCGAGTGCTTACCGTTGCACCAATTTGATGCGGGCACGCTGCGCTTGACGGACTGGATGTGTTCTCCGCATCCGGCCCACGTGGTTTTGCCGCATGTACGACACGTGACTGCTCTGCACATAACTCTGCTTTCGTTGACTGACCATTTCTAAATACCCTAGGGGGTATGCTTGAACTATACCCCAAGGGGTATCGAAACTGTCAACTCACTCACCAGGAACGAGAGCACATGGAATCGTCAGCAGCTGAAGCAGCGATAAGCGCTGAACCTGACGCCCAGAAAAAGATCGCGAACAGATTGCGTCGCGCTCACGGTCAACTGGGCGCGTTAATCACCACAGTCGAGAGCGGTGCCGGATGTCGCGATGTGGTTCACCAACTCGCGGCGGTATCCAAAGCCTTGGACCGCGCCGGTTTTCTCGTGATCTCGGAAGCGATGCGGGAGTGCCTTCTCGACCCGGATGCCGCAGGCTCACCTCAGTCAGAAGAGATCGAAAAACTCTTTCTCTCGCTCGCTTAGCGGCGGGCAGTTACAGAGCAGTCGCCTCGAGGATGAGGCGGATGAGCTGCACCATCGGTTCCCGCAGAGCGGTGGTCAGAATGGCAAAGACCAGAATGTTGAACACGACAGTGCCCCAGAAGGCTTGGCGAAACTGGGGTTTCTGAGTTTTATGGCGCAGGCGTTGCTGGGCGAGGATCGCTCCTGGCCAGCCGCCGAAGAGGCCAAGGCCGAGAAGAGCGCCCTCGCTCACGCGCCACTGTCTAGTTTGCGCGGCCTTTTTGTCGGTGGCGTAAGACGCGTAGGTGATGATGCTCATCACTAGATACAGCGCCGAGAAGATCCAGGGGAGGGCGCCAATGCCGGTCACGATCGCGATCGCGACTGCAAATGTTGCCAAGACGACGTAGCTCATGGTGCCAGGTTTGCGTCGCTTCACGCGAAGCGGGCGACCCGAAGCGGAAAGATAGCGGATGTTGCGCGCGCGAACCTTGCCTTCGCGTGTGCGCTCGATGGCGAAGCTGACCCGTTCGCCGGGCGCCGGGCGCGTCTCGCGGGGCGGAAATGATGAGATGTGGGCGAAGATGCTCTCGCCGCTGCCGGCGCTTCCACTATTGTCGCGGCCGTCGGTGAGGATAAAACCGAAGCCACGTTCGTCGTTCCATGACGCGAGCGCACCCTGCTGTCGTGCGCTTCGAGAACCCATGTACAGAGGGTAACTCCCCGAGCGGCAGCGTGCGGTATCGGCGTACCCACAGACTCGCCCAATTCCCACCACGCAACTGCAGCACGCTCCTAAGCTAAGAGAGCGCGCTCACTGTGTCACGAACCTCGAGCCGTGATCGAACGGATTGCCTCACCCACAGCATTGCGAACAGAAGCGAGAATCTTGTGCCTGATCTGAATCTTTCACCTCGCCAGCCCTGGTGCCGCCCTCGCGCCGCCGAAGTGCAACCCCATACGGTCGATCAACTAGACGCGTGGTGGCGAGCGGCCAACTATCTGGCAGTGGGACAGATCTATCTCCTCGATAATCCCCTCTTGCGCGAGCCCCTCGTGCGCGAGCACACCAAGCCCCGCCTTCTGGGGCACTGGGGCACTACCCCAGGCCTCAACTTTGTCTGGGCTCACCTCAATCGCATCATTCAAGAGCGCGATACCGACACGATTTTCGTTGCCGGCCCCGGGCACGGCGGGCCCGCCGTCGTCGCGAGTGCGTACCTCGACGGCACCTACAGCGAAACGTACGGCGACATTGATAAGAGTGCCGATGGCATCCGCAAGCTGTTCAGACAGTTTTCCTTCCCGGGTGGCATTCCTAGCCACGCGGCTCCCGAAACTCCCGGCTCGATCCACGAGGGTGGCGAGCTCGGCTATGCGCTGTCACACGCCTATGGCGCAGCATTCGATAACCCGAACCTCTTGGTCGCCGCCGTCGTGGGCGATGGAGAGGCTGAGACCGGGCCGCTCGCAACGAGCTGGCACTCGAACAAGTTCATTGATCCTGAGCGGGATGGCGTGGTCTTGCCGATCCTGCACCTGAACGGCTACAAGATCGCGAACCCGACGGTGCTCTCGCGCATCCCCGAAGAAGAGCTGTGCGATTTGATGCGCGGCTACGGGCATACGCCGTACGTTGTCTCGGGTGGTTTCGATAACGAGGATCCGCGCGCGGTGCACGAACGTATGGCCGCCACGCTCGACGACATCATTGATCACATTGCACGCATCAAGGCGGATGCCGCGGCCGGAC
Proteins encoded in this region:
- a CDS encoding rhodanese-like domain-containing protein, with amino-acid sequence MLLERIYDTDLAQASYFIGCQAKGEAIVVDPRRDLDVYLEIAAKNGMTITAVTETHIHADYLSGTRELAARTGAEILVSDEGGPDWTYGSTFDGAVRMKDGHIITVGNITLKAVHTPGHTPEHFSFLVTDGAQADAPGFMLSGDFVFVGDLGRPDLLDEAAGGVDTRFGGAKDIFASLRDRFLTLPDYVQVLPAHGAGSACGKALGAIPTTTVGYERAFAWWSHYVENNDEQGFIDELLNGQPDAHAYFGRMKVQNRQGPNVMGTVTPLREYTTEEVATALDADSAILIDTRNNAEVHRGTVPRSLNVPGPEKAASYGAWVYNPDTETRPVILLADDLEHAEELRDHLVRVGIDTVSGFVTTFDGLTLVVPELVDPATLEDVDRVLLLDVRNKTEFAEGHIPGAEQLSGGRVMWALDQLPREGTIVTYCQSGVRNSVAASALRRAGYNVAELDGSYLGWLATPGAVPAV
- a CDS encoding metal-sensitive transcriptional regulator: MESSAAEAAISAEPDAQKKIANRLRRAHGQLGALITTVESGAGCRDVVHQLAAVSKALDRAGFLVISEAMRECLLDPDAAGSPQSEEIEKLFLSLA
- a CDS encoding DUF1294 domain-containing protein; translated protein: MGSRSARQQGALASWNDERGFGFILTDGRDNSGSAGSGESIFAHISSFPPRETRPAPGERVSFAIERTREGKVRARNIRYLSASGRPLRVKRRKPGTMSYVVLATFAVAIAIVTGIGALPWIFSALYLVMSIITYASYATDKKAAQTRQWRVSEGALLGLGLFGGWPGAILAQQRLRHKTQKPQFRQAFWGTVVFNILVFAILTTALREPMVQLIRLILEATAL